One region of Triticum aestivum cultivar Chinese Spring chromosome 6B, IWGSC CS RefSeq v2.1, whole genome shotgun sequence genomic DNA includes:
- the LOC123134475 gene encoding pentatricopeptide repeat-containing protein At3g22690, which translates to MSPFVCTPLIPDTPLLPRKPRFKRATAIRCRAAPAPGDAALRAFRVHHVAGHSLAANPALLPALAACARLLTAAAEAEQIHALLVKSGLPSSVSGVYASTSLARVYARLGRLGDARKVFDGMPERTLVSWNVLLDGLVRAGDLDAAWEMFVEMPERNVSSWNTVMAGFVRHGWAQEAVELFTEMTEVYGLTPDETTMVGFVSAVRSLGLLGFGRSAHGYITRREFSLDGALGVALINMYTRCGCMGAAYQCFSSVISKNVEHWTSVIGGFAAHGHSEMALKLFAEMRQLGVKPNGVTFVAVLNACSHGGLVDEGFRYFNLMRGMGIRPLIQHYGCLVDLFGRAGFLEEAFNLASSLPEEQGFVMWSSLLAACQTHGNVDMAEVAAQKLADTEPSHGSSYVLLSNAYARAGQWDDLKRTRSRMEEHRVVKKPGLSWIEVDGSVHSFVTADKLHTESKDIYHMLEDLKLNLMSAGSKPETFDLPEV; encoded by the coding sequence ATGAGCCCCTTCGTTTGTACTCCACTCATCCCCGATACACCCCTTCTCCCGCGGAAGCCGCGTTTCAAACGCGCTACAGCCATCCGATGCCGCGCCGCGCCGGCCCCGGGAGACGCCGCTCTCCGCGCCTTCCGCGTGCACCACGTCGCCGGGCACTCCCTCGCCGCCAACCCCGCCCTGTTGCCCGCCCTCGCGGCCTGCGCGCGGCTGCtgacggcggcggccgaagccgagCAGATCCACGCCCTCCTCGTCAAGTCCGGACTCCCTAGTTCCGTCTCCGGCGTCTACGCCTCCACCTCCCTCGCCCGTGTCTACGCGCGGCTCGGCCGCCTGGGTGACGCGCGGaaggtgtttgatggaatgccTGAGAGGACATTGGTTTCTTGGAACGTGCTTCTTGATGGGCTTGTTAGAGCCGGTGACTTGGATGCCGCCTGGGAGATGTTTGTGGAAATGCCGGAGCGGAATGTGTCTTCTTGGAATACTGTTATGGCTGGTTTCGTGAGGCATGGGTGGGCTCAAGAGGCAGTGGAGTTGTTTACTGAGATGACGGAGGTTTATGGTTTGACGCCAGATGAGACCACGATGGTTGGCTTTGTATCAGCTGTTCGCAGTCTCGGCCTGCTTGGATTTGGGAGGAGCGCACACGGTTATATAACCCGACGGGAGTTCTCACTCGATGGTGCTCTTGGTGTTGCTCTGATCAACATGTACACAAGGTGTGGGTGCATGGGTGCAGCATATCAGTGCTTCTCAAGCGTCATCAGcaagaatgtggagcactggacctcTGTCATTGGGGGTTTCGCAGCACATGGTCACTCAGAGATGGCACTGAAATTGTTTGCCGAGATGAGGCAATTGGGCGTCAAGCCGAATGGTGTCACCTTCGTGGCCGTCTTGAATGCCTGCAGCCATGGGGGTCTTGTTGATGAAGGTTTTAGGTACTTCAACCTAATGCGTGGCATGGGTATCAGGCCATTGATCCAGCACTATGGCTGCTTGGTGGATCTTTTTGGTCGTGCTGGGTTCTTGGAAGAAGCCTTCAACCTCGCTAGCAGTCTACCAGAAGAGCAGGGCTTTGTGATGTGGAGCTCACTACTAGCTGCTTGCCAAACCCATGGCAATGTCGACATGGCAGAGGTTGCTGCCCAGAAGTTGGCAGACACAGAGCCAAGCCATGGCAGCTCGTACGTTTTGTTATCAAACGCCTATGCACGTGCTGGTCAATGGGACGACTTGAAGAGGACAAGAAGCAGGATGGAGGAGCATAGGGTGGTGAAGAAGCCTGGGCTCAGCTGGATCGAGGTTGATGGCAGTGTACATTCCTTTGTCACTGCAGACAAGTTACACACAGAAAGCAAAGATATCTATCATATGTTGGAAGACTTGAAACTTAATTTGATGTCAGCTGGTTCCAAACCTGAAACATTTGATCTTCCTGAAGTTTGA